The following are encoded in a window of Deferrivibrio essentukiensis genomic DNA:
- a CDS encoding aldehyde ferredoxin oxidoreductase family protein, translating to MSSFYQKYLYIDLSSKSYQVRKIQTEVLKRYGGGKGIGTYLLYELNPPQIDPFDEDNHIIINTGLADDLKVWGSSRFGLYTKSPLTNCYLDSTAGGHISKYISRTGYDAIVIRGKSSSPIWLEISDREVFFHDASELWGKDTYFSEDKLKELANTEKCGAIVIGPAGENLCKFSLIENNYWRSLGRGGAGAVFGSKKLKGIVFYGDAKRNIKNIDEIEKLYKFYMDKFKDDPGVAKYRKYGTPAGVKVLNDKGAFPTRYWRKGYFDKNELITAEKMQEVLDVKPKACEKCFIACGKLSKTKENSKYPNLTVEGPEYETIYAFGGLCCIGNIEDILYLNDLCDRYGIDTITAGNIVAFAMEASYLGKTDEKYEYGNTKHAEELIRKIVFKEGIGKILSEGIVSAAKHFGLEDIAIHNKGLEPAGYDPRVLPGTALGYAVSMRGGCHLRSGFYRAELTGYSDPENLENKAYDVVDWEDRFCVQDTLILCRFFRDIYWWDETVELFQLLYDDVSITKNWLKDMSNRIHALAKRFNIRENPDKIDELDTLPKRLFEEKLENGKVLDMNVFLKLRNEYYNLRGWDENGVPKI from the coding sequence ATGTCATCATTCTATCAAAAATATCTCTATATAGATTTAAGTTCAAAGAGCTATCAGGTTAGAAAAATACAGACTGAAGTGCTAAAGCGTTACGGCGGAGGTAAAGGGATAGGTACTTATCTACTTTATGAACTAAACCCTCCTCAGATTGACCCGTTTGATGAAGATAACCATATAATAATAAATACAGGTCTTGCAGATGATTTAAAGGTGTGGGGTTCATCAAGATTTGGCCTTTATACAAAGAGCCCTCTTACAAATTGCTATCTTGACTCAACTGCAGGGGGACATATTTCAAAGTATATTTCAAGGACAGGGTATGACGCTATAGTAATTAGAGGTAAATCTTCTTCACCTATATGGCTTGAAATAAGTGACAGAGAAGTTTTTTTTCATGATGCGTCTGAGCTTTGGGGGAAAGATACTTATTTTTCTGAAGACAAATTAAAGGAGCTTGCAAATACCGAAAAATGTGGTGCAATAGTGATTGGTCCTGCAGGAGAGAATCTATGTAAATTTAGTTTGATAGAAAACAATTATTGGCGAAGTCTTGGCAGGGGTGGTGCAGGAGCAGTATTTGGCAGCAAAAAACTTAAAGGAATAGTTTTTTACGGGGATGCAAAAAGAAATATTAAAAACATTGATGAAATTGAAAAGTTATACAAATTTTATATGGATAAATTTAAAGATGACCCGGGGGTTGCCAAATACAGAAAATATGGTACCCCTGCAGGTGTGAAAGTATTAAACGATAAAGGTGCATTTCCTACAAGATATTGGAGAAAAGGATACTTTGATAAGAATGAGCTGATTACAGCAGAAAAAATGCAAGAGGTGTTGGATGTCAAACCTAAGGCTTGCGAAAAGTGCTTTATCGCATGTGGCAAACTAAGCAAGACAAAAGAAAACAGTAAATATCCCAATTTAACAGTTGAAGGCCCTGAGTATGAAACTATATACGCTTTTGGCGGGTTGTGTTGCATTGGAAATATTGAGGATATTCTTTATTTAAATGATTTGTGTGACAGATATGGAATAGACACAATAACAGCAGGTAACATAGTCGCTTTTGCTATGGAAGCATCATATTTGGGTAAAACGGATGAAAAATATGAATATGGCAATACTAAGCATGCTGAAGAGTTGATAAGAAAAATAGTTTTTAAAGAAGGGATAGGGAAGATTTTAAGTGAAGGGATTGTGTCTGCAGCTAAGCATTTCGGATTGGAAGATATTGCAATCCATAATAAAGGGCTTGAGCCAGCTGGATATGACCCAAGAGTTTTACCTGGTACTGCATTAGGTTATGCCGTTTCTATGAGGGGTGGATGTCACTTAAGAAGCGGATTTTATCGTGCAGAGCTTACAGGCTACTCTGACCCTGAGAATCTTGAAAATAAGGCATATGATGTTGTGGACTGGGAAGATAGATTTTGCGTACAAGATACACTTATTCTGTGTAGATTTTTTAGGGATATTTACTGGTGGGATGAGACTGTGGAGCTATTTCAGCTTCTTTATGACGATGTAAGTATTACTAAAAATTGGTTAAAAGATATGTCAAATCGCATACACGCCCTTGCCAAAAGATTTAATATAAGGGAAAATCCTGACAAAATTGATGAGCTTGATACTTTACCTAAAAGGCTTTTTGAAGAAAAACTTGAAAATGGTAAGGTGTTGGATATGAATGTGTTTTTAAAGCTTAGAAATGAATATTACAATCTCAGGGGATGGGATGAAAACGGAGTGCCGAAAATATAG